One Acanthopagrus latus isolate v.2019 chromosome 12, fAcaLat1.1, whole genome shotgun sequence genomic region harbors:
- the LOC119029951 gene encoding angiopoietin-related protein 2-like, with protein MILPVVFLLVLLLLSGPSLQGETQEIGNSDEVRDREFIFAPKRQKRTVIDHSALQTDKCSYTFIVPQQKNNGAICVNSKEPDALLENRVNKQELELLNSELQKQRRQIEALQQLVEVDGGVVNEVKLLRKESRNMNSRVTQLYMQLLHEIIRKRDNALEVSQLETRVLNHTNEMGRLATRYRDLEHKYQHLSAIASNQSALLVQLEEHCKRGGYSYGVVQERSRPVRPQPPVMPQPPVMPHHPVMPQPPVMPHHPVMPQPPVMPQPSLQRPVLSPGGYRPFHPPTYTRHTSNSMTNEIQSDQNSKALPPPLPTMPSATYSFTNEPTGPFKDCLEALESGYTTSGMYLLKPDNGNQLMQVWCDQRHDPGGWTVIQRRQDGSVNFFRNWETYKQGFGNIDGEYWLGLENIYWLTNQGNYKLLVTLEDWTGRKTFAEYASFRVESEEDFYRLRVGRYHGNAGDSLTWHNSKQFTTLDRDHDVYAGNCAHYQKGGWWYNACAHSNLNGVWYRGGHYRSRYQDGVYWAEFRGGAYSLKKVTMMIRPHANTFH; from the exons ATGATTCTCCCTGTGGTGTTCTTGCTGGTGCTCCTGTTGCTCTCTGGACCATCTCTCCAGGGAGAAACTCAGGAAATAGGAAACAGCGAtgaggtcagagacagagagtttATCTTTGCACCAAAACGGCAAAAACGCACTGTGATTGATCACAGTGCtcttcaaacagacaaatgcTCCTATACATTCATTGTCCCTCAGCAGAAAAATAATGGGGCCATTTGTGTGAACTCCAAGGAGCCAGATGCCCTGCTGGAGAATAGGGTCAATAAGCAGGAGCTAGAGCTGCTCAATAGTGAGCTGCAGAAGCAGCGACGGCAGATTGAAGCATTGCAGCAGTTGGTAGAGGTAGATGGGGGTGTGGTCAATGAAGTCAAACTACTGCGCAAAGAGAGTCGCAACATGAACTCCCGAGTTACACAGCTCTACATGCAGCTGCTGCATGAGATTATCCGCAAACGAGACAATGCTCTCGAGGTGTCACAGCTGGAGACCCGTGTGCTCAACCACACAAATGAGATGGGGAGGCTGGCTACTCGCTACCGTGACCTGGAACATAAGTACCAGCATCTGTCAGCCATCGCAAGCAACCAGAGCGCCCTCctggtgcagctggaggagcactGTAAGCGAGGAGGATACTCATATGGAGTGGTGCAGGAAAGGAGCCGCCCTGTTCGTCCACAGCCTCCTGTGATGCCTCAGCCTCCTGTGATGCCTCACCATCCTGTGATGCCTCAGCCTCCTGTGATGCCTCACCATCCTGTGATGCCTCAGCCTCCTGTGATGCCTCAGccatctctacagagacctgtATTGTCTCCTGGAGGCTACAGGCCCTTCCATCCACCTACCTACACCCGCCACACCAGCAACTCCATGACCAATGAGATACAGAGTGACCAAAACTCCAAAGCATTACCACCTCCTTTGCCCACAATGCCAAGTGCTACATATAGCTTCACAAATGAGCCCACTG GCCCTTTCAAAGACTGTCTCGAGGCTCTGGAGAGCGGATACACCACCAGCGGCATGTATCTCCTGAAACCAGACAACGGCAACCAACTTATGCAGGTCTGGTGTGACCAAAGACACGACCCTGGTGGATGGACTGTCATTCAGAGACGCCAGGATGGCTCTGTCAACTTCTTTAGGAACTGGGAGACGTATAAG CAAGGGTTTGGAAACATTGATGGTGAATACTGGTTAGGACTTGAGAACATCTACTGGCTGACCAACCAGGGCAACTACAAACTCCTGGTGACCCTTGAAGACTGGACGGGGCGCAAGACCTTTGCAGAGTATGCCAGCTTCCGTGTCGAATCCGAGGAGGACTTCTACAGGCTTCGAGTGGGCCGATACCATGGCAATGCTGGAGACTCTCTTACCTGGCACAACAGCAAGCAGTTTACCACACTGGACAGAGACCATGATGTTTATGCAG GTAACTGTGCCCACTACCAGAAGGGAGGATGGTGGTACAACGCCTGTGCTCATTCCAACTTGAACGGCGTGTGGTACCGTGGTGGGCATTACCGCAGCCGCTACCAGGATGGGGTCTACTGGGCCGAGTTCAGAGGAGGAGCGTACTCTCTGAAGAAAGTTACCATGATGATACGACCTCATGCAAACACCTTCCATTAA